One region of Streptomyces capillispiralis genomic DNA includes:
- a CDS encoding 4-hydroxybenzoate 3-monooxygenase, whose amino-acid sequence MNQRADHPDSRAPRHRSVVIVGAGPAGLTVGNILRAAGVDCLVLETETRGFIERRPRAGVIEEWAVRGLERRGLARDLLERAEPHTACEFRFDGERHRFSYGELTGGHHWVYPQPLLVTDLVREYVDVRGGTARFGVRGVRLYGLDGDRPSVSYVCPDTGQREVVTCDYVAGCDGARGVTRACVTPGRVRVARHDYGIGWLALLAEAPPSADCVLFGCHPDGFAGQMPRSPEVTRYYLQCPPGDDPANWPHERVWAELRRRLEVAGAAPLTEGPLIEKRVLDMHDYVTEPMVSGRLFLAGDAAHLVAPIAAKGLNLALHDAFLLGDALVARLTGGDGGGLAGYSAACLRRVWDYQEFSQWLSELYHGTAAGDPFRAGTTLARLRRLFTSPTAAAAFAEQYLGTAARY is encoded by the coding sequence ATGAACCAGAGGGCCGACCACCCCGACTCGCGCGCGCCGCGGCATCGTTCGGTCGTGATCGTGGGTGCCGGACCCGCCGGGCTCACCGTCGGCAACATCCTGCGGGCGGCCGGTGTCGACTGTCTGGTCCTGGAGACCGAGACCCGGGGGTTCATCGAGCGGCGCCCCCGGGCTGGGGTGATCGAGGAGTGGGCGGTACGCGGCCTGGAGCGCCGGGGCCTCGCGCGCGACCTCCTGGAGCGGGCCGAGCCGCACACCGCGTGCGAGTTCCGTTTCGACGGGGAGCGCCACCGGTTCTCCTACGGGGAGCTGACGGGCGGCCACCACTGGGTCTACCCGCAGCCGTTGCTGGTGACCGACCTGGTGCGGGAGTACGTGGACGTGCGCGGCGGCACGGCGCGGTTCGGCGTGCGCGGCGTACGGCTGTACGGCCTGGACGGCGACCGTCCGTCGGTGTCCTACGTGTGCCCCGACACCGGACAGCGGGAGGTCGTCACCTGTGACTACGTGGCGGGCTGCGACGGGGCGCGCGGGGTGACCAGGGCCTGCGTCACGCCGGGGCGGGTCCGGGTGGCGCGGCACGACTACGGCATCGGCTGGCTGGCCCTGCTCGCCGAGGCGCCGCCGTCCGCCGACTGCGTGCTGTTCGGCTGCCATCCGGACGGGTTCGCCGGCCAGATGCCGCGCAGCCCCGAGGTGACCCGCTACTACCTCCAGTGCCCGCCCGGCGACGACCCGGCGAACTGGCCGCACGAGCGCGTCTGGGCGGAGCTGCGGCGCCGGCTCGAGGTCGCGGGAGCGGCCCCGCTGACCGAGGGCCCGCTGATCGAGAAGCGCGTGCTGGACATGCACGACTACGTCACCGAACCGATGGTGTCCGGGCGGCTGTTCCTCGCCGGGGACGCGGCGCACCTGGTCGCGCCGATCGCCGCCAAGGGCCTGAACCTCGCCCTGCACGACGCGTTCCTCCTCGGCGACGCGCTGGTCGCGCGGCTCACCGGGGGTGACGGCGGCGGGCTGGCCGGCTACTCGGCGGCCTGTCTGCGGCGCGTGTGGGACTACCAGGAGTTCTCGCAGTGGCTCTCCGAGCTGTACCACGGCACCGCGGCGGGCGATCCGTTCCGCGCGGGCACCACGCTGGCCCGGCTGCGCCGGCTGTTCACCTCCCCCACCGCGGCCGCCGCCTTCGCGGAGCAGTACCTGGGCACGGCCGCGAGGTACTGA
- a CDS encoding FAD-dependent monooxygenase gives MSPRAQRPDPAGTPTPAPGSEPDETVPVLVAGAGPGGLSTAVFLGLHGVPALVVERHPSTSTAVKATGQYPHTMEALAIAGAAETVRERGRAYRSDFHMVVAKTLAGPVLRTLMSGEQLSMRHVSPEDWGTASQSAVEAVLADRAAELGARLRFSTRLTSLTQDADGVTAVTEHTGTGERRVIRARYLVVADGWRSGIRQSLGIAVRGRGTVGKVLRVLFEADLSEPLSHTDGAADGRRFTALHVGRAVLFNTEVPGLYGYFRNLTPELPDGWWTSEDTVAAQIRSDLGIPETPLKIEEISETEISCGVAERFRAGRALLVGDAAHVMPPTGGMGGNTAYLDGLYLGWKLAAVLRGTAGEALLDSHDAERRPYAEELVEQQFANLVDRISPELADESLAVALPPPVVAFGYRFPKGAVLLEPDDDGALFEDPARPTGRPGSHAPYVPLTRGDGSATSTTALFGHAFVLLTGPDGAAWAEGAAAAADALGVAVQVYRVGSGTELLDEEGAFSAAYGIGADGASLVRPDRFVAWRCTGAHPDPAAEIERALRQVLHRPAH, from the coding sequence ATGTCACCGAGAGCACAGCGGCCGGATCCGGCCGGCACACCGACGCCCGCACCCGGGTCCGAGCCCGACGAGACCGTGCCCGTCCTCGTCGCCGGGGCGGGCCCCGGCGGCCTCAGCACGGCCGTCTTCCTCGGCCTGCACGGCGTACCCGCGCTGGTGGTCGAGCGCCACCCGAGCACGTCGACCGCGGTGAAGGCCACCGGCCAGTACCCGCACACGATGGAGGCGCTGGCCATCGCGGGCGCCGCCGAGACCGTGCGGGAGCGGGGCCGCGCGTACCGCAGCGACTTCCACATGGTCGTCGCCAAGACCCTCGCGGGGCCGGTGCTGCGCACGCTGATGAGCGGCGAACAACTGAGCATGCGGCACGTGTCCCCGGAGGACTGGGGCACCGCGAGCCAGTCCGCGGTGGAGGCCGTCCTCGCCGACCGGGCGGCGGAACTCGGCGCGCGGCTGCGCTTCTCGACCCGGCTGACCTCGCTCACCCAGGACGCCGACGGGGTCACCGCGGTCACCGAGCACACCGGGACCGGCGAGCGGCGGGTGATCCGGGCGCGGTACCTGGTGGTGGCGGACGGCTGGCGCAGCGGCATCCGGCAGTCCCTCGGCATCGCGGTGCGCGGCCGGGGCACGGTCGGGAAGGTGCTGCGCGTCCTGTTCGAGGCCGACCTGAGCGAGCCTCTGTCGCACACGGACGGCGCCGCGGACGGCCGCCGGTTCACCGCGCTGCACGTGGGCCGCGCGGTCCTGTTCAACACCGAGGTGCCCGGCCTGTACGGGTACTTCCGCAACCTCACGCCCGAACTGCCCGACGGCTGGTGGACGAGCGAGGACACCGTCGCCGCACAGATCCGCTCCGACCTCGGCATCCCGGAGACCCCGCTGAAGATCGAGGAGATCAGCGAGACGGAGATCTCCTGCGGGGTCGCCGAGCGCTTCCGCGCGGGCCGTGCGCTGCTCGTCGGCGACGCCGCGCACGTGATGCCGCCGACCGGCGGCATGGGCGGCAACACCGCCTATCTGGACGGACTGTACCTGGGCTGGAAGCTCGCGGCCGTACTGCGGGGCACGGCGGGCGAGGCACTGCTCGACAGCCACGACGCGGAACGCCGCCCGTACGCCGAGGAGTTGGTGGAGCAGCAGTTCGCGAACCTCGTGGACCGTATCTCGCCCGAGCTCGCGGACGAGTCGCTGGCCGTGGCGTTGCCGCCGCCGGTCGTCGCGTTCGGCTACCGCTTCCCGAAGGGGGCCGTGCTCCTCGAACCGGACGACGACGGCGCCCTGTTCGAGGACCCCGCCCGGCCCACCGGCCGGCCCGGCTCCCACGCCCCGTACGTCCCCCTCACCCGGGGGGACGGCTCCGCCACCTCGACGACCGCCCTCTTCGGTCACGCGTTCGTGCTGCTCACCGGGCCGGACGGCGCCGCGTGGGCGGAGGGCGCCGCCGCCGCGGCGGACGCGCTCGGCGTCGCCGTCCAGGTGTACCGGGTCGGTTCCGGCACGGAACTGCTCGATGAGGAAGGGGCGTTCTCCGCCGCGTACGGCATCGGTGCCGACGGGGCCTCCCTGGTGCGGCCCGACCGGTTCGTGGCGTGGCGGTGCACCGGGGCACATCCGGACCCGGCGGCCGAGATCGAGCGCGCCCTGCGGCAGGTGCTGCACCGGCCCGCGCACTGA
- a CDS encoding SixA phosphatase family protein: MIERAGAGPLRRLVVLRHAKAARPEGVTDHERPLAPRGRGDAPAAGRALAEADCLPGLALCSTAVRARRTWELAAAEWGTPPPVRHDPRLYHAGVPELLAVVREVPAEVETLLLVGHNPGLEDLVLTLAGDGLDDTLDRVREKFPTSAIAVLSWRGAGWRDLAPGAALLTYVTVPRGGGR; this comes from the coding sequence ATGATCGAGCGCGCCGGGGCGGGACCGCTGCGCCGCCTGGTCGTCCTGCGCCACGCCAAGGCGGCCCGGCCGGAGGGCGTGACCGACCACGAGCGTCCCCTCGCCCCGCGCGGCCGCGGGGACGCCCCGGCCGCCGGCCGCGCGCTCGCCGAGGCCGACTGCCTGCCCGGCCTCGCGCTCTGCTCCACCGCCGTCCGGGCACGCCGGACCTGGGAGCTGGCCGCCGCCGAGTGGGGCACGCCCCCGCCGGTCCGCCACGACCCGCGCCTGTACCACGCCGGCGTCCCCGAGCTGCTGGCCGTGGTGCGCGAGGTGCCGGCCGAGGTCGAGACGCTGCTGCTGGTCGGCCACAACCCGGGACTGGAGGACCTCGTCCTGACACTTGCCGGTGACGGTCTCGACGACACCCTGGACCGTGTCCGCGAGAAGTTCCCGACCTCCGCGATCGCGGTCCTGTCCTGGCGCGGCGCGGGCTGGCGCGACCTGGCCCCCGGCGCGGCCCTGCTGACGTACGTGACCGTGCCCCGGGGCGGCGGGCGGTAG
- the fabG gene encoding 3-oxoacyl-ACP reductase FabG, which produces MAVAEAAAQQENAQAGQRRVALVTGGTSGIGFAVAELLAEQGHAVFLCGRDGETVAAVVDKLRGRGLEVDGIAADVTSKSDVQRLVRSAVDRFGPLHVLVNNAGRGGGGVTAELPDELWEAVIETNLNSVFRITREVLSSGGMLERGHGRVINIASTGGKQGVELAAPYSASKHGVIGFTKALGKELAQSGITVNAVCPGYVETPMAARVRQGYAAHWGTTEDEVLTRFQAKIPLGRYSTPEEVAGLVGYLAGDLAASITAQALNVCGGLGNY; this is translated from the coding sequence ATGGCAGTGGCAGAAGCAGCCGCTCAGCAGGAGAACGCGCAGGCCGGACAGCGGCGGGTGGCTCTGGTCACCGGTGGCACGAGCGGCATCGGCTTCGCCGTCGCCGAACTGCTCGCCGAGCAGGGGCACGCGGTGTTCCTGTGCGGCCGGGACGGCGAGACGGTCGCCGCCGTGGTGGACAAGCTGCGCGGCCGCGGTCTCGAGGTCGACGGCATCGCCGCGGACGTCACGTCGAAGTCGGACGTCCAGCGCCTGGTCCGCTCCGCGGTGGACCGTTTCGGGCCCCTCCACGTCCTCGTCAACAACGCGGGGCGCGGCGGTGGCGGGGTGACCGCCGAACTTCCCGACGAGCTGTGGGAGGCGGTCATCGAGACCAACCTCAACAGCGTCTTCCGCATCACCCGCGAGGTGCTGTCGAGCGGCGGCATGCTGGAGCGCGGCCACGGCCGCGTCATCAACATCGCCTCCACCGGCGGCAAGCAGGGCGTCGAGCTGGCCGCCCCGTACTCCGCGTCGAAGCACGGCGTCATCGGCTTCACGAAGGCGCTCGGCAAGGAGCTCGCCCAGTCCGGCATCACCGTGAACGCCGTCTGCCCCGGCTATGTGGAAACGCCGATGGCAGCCCGGGTACGCCAGGGCTACGCGGCGCACTGGGGCACCACGGAGGACGAGGTGCTGACGAGGTTCCAGGCGAAAATCCCCCTCGGCCGCTACTCGACCCCCGAGGAGGTCGCGGGCCTCGTCGGCTACCTCGCCGGCGACCTCGCCGCCTCCATCACGGCTCAGGCCCTGAACGTGTGCGGTGGTCTGGGCAACTACTGA
- a CDS encoding helix-turn-helix domain-containing protein: MSDLDLLTQSLARNVRRWRTERGFTLDTLAARAGVSRGMLIQIEQARTNPSIGTVVKIGDALGVSVPTLLDYERGPAVRVVPADQAVRLWHTEGGSYNRLLAGTEAPGPLEMWDWRLMPGESSDSDPHPAGTVELVHVTSGELTLTVDGVEHRVPTGASASFEANTPHTYGNRGDVPMEMIMTVSVPPVR; encoded by the coding sequence TTGTCGGACCTCGACCTGCTGACCCAGTCCCTGGCGCGCAACGTCAGGCGCTGGCGCACCGAGCGCGGTTTCACCCTGGACACCCTCGCGGCCCGGGCGGGCGTCAGCCGCGGCATGCTCATCCAGATCGAGCAGGCCCGCACCAACCCCAGCATCGGCACGGTCGTCAAGATCGGCGACGCGCTCGGCGTCAGCGTCCCCACCCTGCTCGACTACGAGCGCGGCCCCGCCGTCCGTGTCGTCCCCGCCGACCAGGCCGTGCGGCTCTGGCACACCGAGGGCGGCAGCTACAACCGGCTGCTCGCGGGCACCGAGGCGCCCGGCCCGCTGGAGATGTGGGACTGGCGGCTGATGCCGGGGGAGAGCAGCGACTCCGACCCGCACCCCGCCGGCACGGTCGAACTCGTCCACGTCACGTCCGGTGAACTGACCCTCACCGTCGACGGCGTCGAGCACCGGGTGCCGACCGGGGCCAGCGCCTCCTTCGAGGCCAACACGCCCCACACCTACGGCAACCGGGGCGACGTCCCGATGGAGATGATCATGACCGTTTCGGTGCCGCCCGTGCGCTGA
- a CDS encoding quinone oxidoreductase family protein, giving the protein MRLISYHEHGSPDVLRVEDVPVPAPGPGQLLLRTEAVGVNFIETQLRGGTAPFPSPLPGRPGGDVVGRVEALGPDTDGPAPGTRVAAFGVPAAYADQVVADAERVLVVPEGLDAATATALGSTAQTAWSVLDAARVAKGDTVLVHAAAGAIGHLVTQLAKARGAGRVVGTVGSPAKADFVRAHGADDVVDYRQPDWAEKVREITGGQGVDVVLDSVEGTVFKDGLKLLKPYGRLVYYGFAGADGEVAKVAMTELLGLTYVVGTSLDAWAKADPVRVAEARAELVRLVTSGGLRVAVHTTLPLTEAAEAHRVIESRTQLGRVVLVP; this is encoded by the coding sequence ATGCGACTGATCAGCTACCACGAGCACGGCTCCCCCGACGTCCTGCGCGTCGAGGACGTACCGGTGCCCGCCCCCGGCCCGGGTCAGCTGTTGCTGCGCACCGAGGCCGTCGGTGTCAACTTCATCGAGACGCAACTGCGCGGCGGCACCGCCCCGTTCCCCTCCCCGCTGCCCGGCCGCCCGGGCGGCGACGTGGTGGGCCGGGTCGAGGCGCTCGGTCCGGACACCGACGGGCCGGCGCCCGGCACCCGGGTCGCGGCGTTCGGCGTGCCCGCCGCGTACGCGGACCAGGTCGTCGCCGACGCCGAGCGCGTCCTGGTCGTACCCGAGGGCCTCGACGCGGCCACCGCGACCGCGCTCGGCTCCACCGCGCAGACCGCCTGGAGCGTCCTCGACGCGGCCCGGGTCGCCAAGGGCGACACGGTGCTCGTGCACGCCGCGGCCGGCGCGATCGGCCATCTCGTCACCCAGCTCGCGAAGGCGCGCGGCGCCGGCCGGGTCGTGGGCACGGTCGGCTCGCCCGCGAAGGCGGACTTCGTCCGTGCGCACGGCGCCGACGACGTCGTCGACTACCGGCAGCCCGACTGGGCCGAGAAGGTCCGCGAAATCACCGGCGGCCAGGGCGTCGACGTGGTGCTCGACAGCGTCGAGGGCACCGTGTTCAAGGACGGCCTGAAGCTGCTCAAGCCGTACGGGCGGCTCGTCTACTACGGCTTCGCGGGCGCCGACGGCGAGGTCGCGAAGGTGGCCATGACCGAACTCCTCGGCCTGACCTACGTGGTGGGCACCTCGCTCGACGCCTGGGCGAAGGCCGATCCGGTACGGGTGGCGGAGGCGCGCGCCGAGCTGGTCCGGCTGGTCACGTCGGGCGGTCTGCGGGTAGCGGTGCACACCACGCTGCCGCTGACCGAGGCGGCCGAGGCCCACCGGGTCATCGAGAGCCGTACCCAACTGGGCCGTGTCGTCCTCGTCCCCTGA
- a CDS encoding cation diffusion facilitator family transporter, which translates to MSERQQHDHGDAHRHRPGHRHHGASPLHRLGHVLTPHSHETADKLDSALESSARGMRALWVSLAVLGATALAQAVVVVVSGSVALLGDTVHNAADALTAVPLGVAFVLGRRAATRRFTYGYGRAEDLAGLAIVLTIAASAAFAGWTAFDRLLDPRPVQHLPVVAVAALVGFAGNEWVARYRIRVGRAIGSAALVADGLHARADGFTSLAVLLGAGGAALGWRYADPVVGLAITAAIVLVLRDAAREVFRRVMDAVDPALVDRAERALTRVPGVRGVGELRLRWIGHRLRAEVAVVVDGGATVREAHRIAVDAEHALLHAVPRLTAALVHADPEPVPGTADPHLALAHHTAR; encoded by the coding sequence GTGAGCGAACGGCAGCAGCACGACCACGGGGACGCACACCGTCACCGCCCCGGGCACCGGCACCACGGGGCGTCCCCGCTCCACCGCCTCGGCCATGTGCTCACCCCCCACTCCCACGAGACCGCCGACAAGCTCGACTCCGCCCTGGAGTCCTCGGCGCGGGGCATGCGCGCGCTGTGGGTCTCGCTGGCGGTGCTCGGCGCGACGGCGCTGGCGCAGGCGGTCGTGGTGGTCGTCTCCGGCTCGGTGGCGCTGCTCGGCGACACGGTGCACAACGCCGCGGACGCGCTGACCGCCGTACCGCTGGGCGTCGCCTTCGTGCTGGGGCGCCGCGCGGCCACGCGCCGCTTCACCTACGGCTACGGGCGCGCGGAGGACCTGGCGGGTCTCGCCATCGTGCTGACGATCGCGGCGTCCGCGGCCTTCGCCGGCTGGACGGCGTTCGACCGGCTGCTGGACCCGCGCCCCGTCCAGCACCTCCCGGTGGTCGCCGTCGCGGCGCTCGTCGGGTTCGCGGGCAACGAGTGGGTGGCGCGCTACCGCATCCGGGTCGGGCGGGCCATCGGGTCGGCCGCGCTGGTCGCCGACGGACTGCACGCCCGCGCGGACGGGTTCACCTCGCTGGCGGTGCTGCTGGGCGCGGGCGGCGCGGCGCTGGGATGGCGGTACGCCGACCCGGTGGTGGGGCTGGCGATCACGGCGGCGATCGTCCTGGTCCTGCGGGACGCCGCCCGGGAGGTGTTCCGCCGGGTGATGGACGCCGTGGACCCGGCCCTGGTGGACCGGGCCGAGCGGGCGCTGACGCGGGTTCCGGGCGTGCGCGGGGTGGGCGAACTGCGGCTGCGCTGGATCGGCCACCGGCTGCGCGCCGAGGTGGCGGTCGTGGTGGACGGCGGGGCCACGGTGCGCGAGGCGCACCGGATCGCCGTCGACGCGGAGCACGCGCTGCTGCACGCCGTCCCCCGGCTGACCGCGGCCCTGGTGCACGCCGACCCGGAACCGGTGCCGGGCACGGCGGACCCGCACCTGGCGCTGGCCCACCACACGGCGAGGTGA
- a CDS encoding ArsR/SmtB family transcription factor, whose amino-acid sequence MSARMHLLPAHDAHPRTPGEEQFALAAELLAPLGDRTRLALLHALADGEADVTTLTEASGAARPAVSQHLARLRLAGLVETRKEGRRVIYSLRDGHLRRLVDEALSVADHRLRDRPAHD is encoded by the coding sequence ATGAGCGCACGCATGCACCTGTTACCTGCGCACGATGCGCACCCACGCACCCCCGGCGAGGAGCAGTTCGCGCTCGCGGCCGAGCTGCTCGCCCCGCTCGGCGACCGCACCAGGCTGGCCCTGCTGCACGCCCTGGCCGACGGCGAGGCCGACGTCACCACGCTCACCGAGGCGAGCGGGGCGGCCCGGCCCGCGGTCAGCCAGCACCTGGCGCGGCTGCGCCTGGCCGGGCTGGTGGAGACCCGCAAGGAGGGCCGCCGGGTGATCTACTCGCTGCGCGACGGCCATCTGCGGCGCCTGGTGGACGAGGCGCTCAGCGTCGCCGACCACCGTCTGCGCGACCGGCCCGCCCACGACTGA
- a CDS encoding YbaK/EbsC family protein, producing MRAPIGDFDHATPAPDCLDELTAPVAAAVRAWSGSVPAERILHVDTDPRWADTAVFVEHYGRDLLERSANCVVVAGRRGGGSTLAACVVLSTTRLDVNGVVRRHLGARKASFAPMDTATGETGMEYGGITPIGLPGDWPVLVDAAVVDLPYVLVGSGRRRGKLLVPGKAFAELPGAVVLEGLGVA from the coding sequence ATGCGCGCACCCATCGGAGACTTCGACCACGCCACCCCCGCCCCCGACTGCCTCGACGAGCTCACCGCCCCGGTTGCCGCCGCGGTCCGCGCCTGGAGCGGCAGCGTCCCCGCCGAGCGGATCCTCCACGTCGACACCGACCCGCGCTGGGCCGACACCGCTGTCTTCGTCGAGCACTACGGCCGGGACCTGCTGGAGCGGTCGGCCAACTGCGTGGTCGTGGCGGGCAGGCGCGGCGGCGGGAGCACGCTCGCCGCGTGCGTCGTGCTGTCCACCACCCGGCTCGACGTCAACGGGGTCGTACGCCGTCACCTCGGCGCCCGCAAGGCGTCCTTCGCCCCGATGGACACCGCGACGGGGGAGACCGGCATGGAGTACGGCGGCATCACCCCGATCGGACTCCCGGGCGACTGGCCGGTGCTGGTGGACGCGGCCGTCGTCGACCTGCCGTACGTGCTCGTCGGCAGCGGCCGGCGGCGCGGCAAACTGCTGGTGCCGGGCAAGGCGTTCGCCGAACTGCCGGGAGCGGTGGTGCTGGAGGGGCTGGGGGTGGCCTGA
- a CDS encoding metal-dependent hydrolase family protein, producing MIRYYTADRLITGDRGRRIRYGGVLVDGGLVRWAGPAQEVPRHLRRRSEHVDLGPLTLLPGLIDSHVHLALDGAPGAMDRMRAASPEELYALMLRNAGELLSAGVTTARDLGAPGGLGVRVRDAIRSGLAPGPALVVSGAPLTVPDGHCWFMGGAHVGEQALRQAVRDQAGAGVDLIKVMATGGALTRGSASSQGQFTERELAAVVDEATRAGVPVAAHAHGTAGIAASLRAGVHTIEHCSFLDTSGAIVPDHGLVRRLAAGGVHVCPTISVRFTERWDRLAPGPLPALPTLYRQGVPIVAGTDAGTDGAPHHAYVEGLIGMARLGLPPAEILEAATSRAARALRVEALTGRISPGLRADLIAVEGDPLHDVTALRALRLVVVGGREVLSPSGPPCPVESVR from the coding sequence ATGATCAGGTACTACACGGCGGACCGGCTGATCACCGGTGATCGTGGCAGACGCATCCGGTACGGCGGAGTGCTCGTGGACGGGGGGCTGGTCCGGTGGGCGGGGCCCGCCCAGGAGGTGCCGCGGCATCTGCGCCGACGGAGTGAGCATGTGGACCTCGGGCCGCTCACCCTGCTGCCCGGGCTCATCGACAGCCATGTCCATCTGGCGCTGGACGGCGCGCCCGGCGCCATGGACCGGATGCGGGCGGCCTCCCCGGAGGAGTTGTACGCGCTCATGCTGCGCAACGCGGGCGAGTTGCTGTCCGCGGGCGTGACCACCGCCCGGGACCTCGGCGCGCCCGGGGGCCTGGGTGTGCGCGTGCGCGACGCGATCCGCTCGGGCCTCGCTCCCGGGCCGGCACTGGTCGTGTCGGGAGCGCCGCTGACCGTACCGGACGGGCACTGCTGGTTCATGGGCGGGGCCCACGTCGGTGAACAGGCGCTGCGGCAGGCGGTACGGGACCAGGCCGGGGCCGGTGTCGACCTCATCAAGGTCATGGCCACCGGCGGGGCGCTGACGCGGGGTTCGGCCTCGTCCCAGGGGCAGTTCACGGAGCGGGAGCTGGCGGCGGTCGTCGACGAGGCGACGCGGGCGGGTGTCCCCGTCGCCGCGCACGCGCACGGCACGGCGGGGATAGCGGCGTCCTTGAGGGCCGGGGTGCACACCATCGAGCACTGCAGCTTCCTCGACACGTCCGGCGCGATCGTCCCGGATCACGGCCTCGTGCGCCGGCTCGCCGCGGGCGGTGTTCACGTGTGTCCGACCATCAGCGTGCGCTTCACCGAGCGCTGGGACCGGCTCGCGCCCGGCCCGCTGCCCGCCCTGCCGACGCTGTACCGGCAGGGCGTCCCCATCGTCGCGGGCACCGACGCGGGCACCGACGGCGCGCCCCACCACGCCTACGTCGAGGGCCTGATCGGCATGGCCCGGCTCGGTCTGCCTCCCGCGGAGATCCTGGAGGCCGCGACGTCCCGGGCGGCCCGCGCCCTGCGCGTCGAGGCCCTGACCGGCCGGATCTCACCCGGCCTGCGCGCCGACCTCATCGCGGTCGAGGGCGACCCGCTGCACGACGTCACGGCGCTGCGGGCCCTGCGCCTCGTCGTCGTCGGGGGACGGGAGGTCCTCTCGCCGTCCGGGCCACCCTGCCCCGTCGAGTCGGTGCGGTGA
- a CDS encoding YigZ family protein encodes MQDEYRTVARAGVHETEINRSRFLCALAPAATEREAQEFVAAVRKEHADATHNCWAYVIGADASTQKASDDGEPGGTAGVPMLQMLLRRDMRYVVAVVTRYYGGVKLGAGGLIRAYGGAVGEALDSLGTITRRRFRLATVTVDHQRAGKVQNDLRATGREVRDVRYGEEVTIEIGLPDADVPAFRAWLADATAGAAGFELGGEAYGDA; translated from the coding sequence ATGCAGGACGAGTACCGCACCGTCGCGCGCGCGGGTGTGCACGAGACCGAGATCAACCGCTCCCGCTTCCTGTGCGCCCTCGCCCCGGCGGCCACCGAGCGGGAGGCACAGGAGTTCGTCGCCGCAGTGCGCAAGGAGCACGCCGACGCCACCCACAACTGCTGGGCCTACGTCATCGGCGCCGACGCCTCCACCCAGAAGGCCAGCGACGACGGCGAGCCCGGCGGCACCGCCGGCGTCCCCATGCTCCAGATGCTGCTGCGCCGCGACATGCGGTACGTCGTCGCCGTCGTCACCCGCTACTACGGCGGCGTCAAACTCGGCGCGGGCGGCCTCATCCGCGCCTACGGAGGAGCGGTCGGCGAGGCGCTGGACAGCCTCGGCACGATCACCCGGCGCCGCTTCCGGCTGGCCACGGTGACCGTCGACCACCAGCGGGCCGGCAAGGTCCAGAACGACCTGCGCGCCACCGGCCGCGAGGTGCGGGACGTGCGCTACGGCGAGGAGGTCACGATCGAGATCGGCCTCCCGGACGCCGATGTGCCCGCCTTCCGCGCGTGGCTCGCCGACGCGACCGCCGGGGCGGCCGGGTTCGAGCTCGGGGGAGAGGCGTACGGGGACGCGTGA
- a CDS encoding CoA-binding protein has product MYGDEATVRKILTEAGDTWAVVGLSSNRRRAAYGVAQVLQRFGKRVVPVHPKAETVHGEQGYASLADIPFEVDVVDVFVNSELAGAVADEAVAKGAGAVWFQLDVIDEAAYERTRAAGLEMVMDRCPAIETPLLDR; this is encoded by the coding sequence GTGTACGGCGACGAGGCAACGGTCCGCAAGATCCTCACCGAAGCCGGCGACACCTGGGCCGTGGTCGGCCTGTCGTCGAACCGGCGGCGCGCGGCGTACGGCGTCGCCCAGGTGCTCCAGCGTTTCGGCAAGCGGGTCGTACCGGTGCATCCGAAGGCCGAGACGGTGCACGGCGAACAGGGCTACGCCTCGCTCGCGGACATCCCCTTCGAGGTGGACGTCGTGGATGTGTTCGTCAACAGCGAGCTGGCCGGGGCCGTCGCCGACGAGGCGGTGGCCAAGGGCGCCGGCGCGGTGTGGTTCCAGCTCGACGTCATCGACGAGGCGGCGTACGAGCGGACCCGCGCGGCGGGCCTGGAGATGGTGATGGACCGCTGCCCCGCGATCGAGACACCCCTGCTCGACCGGTGA